From the genome of Geobacter sp. SVR, one region includes:
- a CDS encoding tyrosine-type recombinase/integrase, with protein sequence MNNNIIPTGGPHSALISSQIPDNLPADLEAAVRNWLEREVALGDPREDTIKTYTSHLNHWLRWCDARSITPAAVTQADVESFRHELIQAGMKASSIAVKLTVIRRFYQVAMNRGLIAINPAANVRPPVAREAKSEQKHLTAGQAELLIMHLPVLGSIKGLRDRAIIALMLLEGLRRVEIKRANVEDIEDVEGGVRILVHGKRKDGYIYPREDTVAAIRAYLAARGEVAVEETTIHHRQAFVTPMFLSVRKNGRGRGRISRIGLNSVIDGYLSKAGLKRKRVSCHALRHTCGTMLYDVTKDIRAVQDTLRHEDISTSAIYAASGREHKRFTRKIPLAITTAPTPPVGDSNIPSAPDQETEESP encoded by the coding sequence ATGAATAATAATATCATCCCGACCGGTGGCCCTCATTCGGCACTGATCTCCAGCCAGATTCCGGACAACCTGCCAGCGGATCTTGAAGCCGCAGTGCGCAACTGGCTGGAACGTGAAGTTGCCCTGGGTGATCCACGTGAAGACACGATCAAAACCTACACGTCCCACCTCAACCATTGGCTCCGCTGGTGTGACGCCCGCAGCATCACTCCGGCTGCAGTGACCCAGGCCGATGTGGAGAGCTTTCGCCACGAACTCATCCAGGCCGGCATGAAAGCATCGTCAATCGCGGTAAAGCTGACTGTGATCAGACGATTTTACCAGGTCGCCATGAACCGGGGGTTGATCGCCATTAATCCGGCGGCCAATGTTCGCCCCCCTGTCGCACGGGAAGCTAAATCTGAGCAAAAGCATCTTACTGCCGGACAGGCGGAACTGCTGATCATGCACCTTCCCGTACTTGGCAGCATCAAGGGGTTGCGCGACCGGGCCATCATAGCCCTTATGCTGCTCGAAGGGCTCCGTCGTGTCGAAATCAAACGGGCCAACGTCGAAGACATCGAAGACGTCGAGGGCGGTGTGCGCATTCTGGTCCACGGCAAGCGCAAAGATGGTTATATCTACCCTCGGGAAGATACAGTGGCCGCCATCCGGGCCTACCTTGCGGCCAGGGGTGAGGTTGCCGTCGAGGAAACCACGATCCATCACCGGCAAGCGTTCGTTACGCCAATGTTTCTCAGCGTGCGCAAGAATGGCCGAGGCAGGGGCCGGATATCGCGCATCGGCCTCAATAGTGTCATTGATGGTTACCTGAGCAAAGCCGGTCTGAAACGGAAACGGGTTTCCTGCCATGCTCTGCGGCACACCTGCGGGACAATGCTATACGATGTCACCAAGGATATCCGGGCCGTCCAGGATACGTTACGCCATGAGGACATCAGCACCAGCGCCATCTATGCCGCCAGTGGCCGGGAACATAAACGCTTCACCAGAAAAATTCCTTTGGCAATCACTACGGCGCCGACACCGCCGGTTGGTGATTCAAACATACCATCCGCTCCTGACCAGGAGACAGAGGAGTCGCCATGA
- a CDS encoding WGR domain-containing protein: MSATSRFTSYCRCQLVLINPALNRRRIYFLEICQGLFHVVLFRAWGRIGYRVRCKEEWYPKIEDAVKEANRLYREKTRKGYRETSHY, translated from the coding sequence ATGTCGGCCACTTCTAGGTTCACCAGTTACTGCCGGTGTCAGCTCGTCCTGATCAACCCGGCACTGAACCGACGACGGATTTACTTCCTAGAGATTTGCCAGGGACTCTTTCATGTCGTGCTGTTCAGAGCATGGGGAAGGATCGGGTATCGGGTGCGCTGTAAAGAGGAATGGTACCCCAAGATTGAGGATGCCGTTAAGGAAGCCAATCGCCTTTATCGCGAGAAGACACGCAAAGGATACCGAGAGACGAGCCACTACTGA
- a CDS encoding TatD family hydrolase, translated as MRIDSHCHIDMFNDPIATAHAYENAHMGCVMATMLPSHYQVALSHLKPFKEIRPALGMHPLRANEGKKEISMFKTLALSAEYIGEIGLDLSAEGHSTKELQVEILRSILPAIGKGKFVTVHSRNAHTELSNILDYFKIGPVCFHYFIGGPQEAEKLVVKGHYFSINHLMLKNKHRNLIDAVPRDRILVESDGPFLTKQPWSMINQVYNELSNIWRIDKIDVDKLLTDNFSKCRTNL; from the coding sequence ATGCGTATAGATTCACACTGCCACATCGACATGTTTAACGATCCGATCGCAACAGCTCATGCTTACGAAAATGCACATATGGGATGCGTCATGGCAACAATGTTGCCGAGTCACTATCAAGTTGCTTTATCTCATTTGAAACCATTCAAAGAAATTCGACCAGCTCTGGGCATGCATCCGCTTCGAGCTAACGAGGGCAAGAAAGAGATTAGTATGTTTAAAACACTCGCTCTTTCAGCGGAGTATATCGGCGAGATAGGCTTAGACCTTTCTGCCGAGGGGCATAGTACAAAGGAGCTGCAAGTAGAGATTTTACGGAGTATTTTGCCCGCAATTGGAAAAGGCAAATTCGTAACTGTTCACAGCAGAAATGCTCATACGGAATTATCAAATATCCTCGATTATTTTAAGATCGGTCCTGTTTGTTTTCACTACTTCATCGGTGGTCCACAAGAAGCCGAAAAGTTGGTGGTTAAAGGACATTATTTCTCAATAAACCATCTTATGTTAAAGAACAAGCACAGAAACTTAATTGATGCTGTACCCCGCGATCGTATTCTTGTTGAGTCTGATGGACCCTTCCTGACCAAGCAACCTTGGTCAATGATAAACCAAGTATATAACGAGTTGAGCAACATCTGGCGGATTGACAAAATCGACGTTGATAAACTTCTAACCGACAATTTCAGTAAATGTCGTACAAATTTGTGA
- the qatC gene encoding Qat anti-phage system QueC-like protein QatC: MNQITVQLRAGNPYKSGAAVFLAIDDGRLLQVSFNIEDYVRVQGTINEKAAEFAYFASVIYACDRAINRESIDGDRWTREFAVQIPVADSDKWNTISSQIESAIEFLTGDIWHLNFLPTPVPLFGREFKTARRHFRKCTRIRGTAVSLFSGGLDSLIGVINWLEDNPEQRIVLASTYDAQAESSKSDQDRLLLPLRATYAGRIQRYVARTGLCSGGEDTNFRSRSLAFIGNAILAASFLGDGTPIYIPENGAIALNYPLTPARKGSLSTRTVHPNYIEKLGSILGSLGFNYPLVNPYMLKTKGEMMQECRNSALLQSSYANSASCGKRGHKEHWEDKFTRQCGACVPCIYRRAAVHSVGFPMEQYGYGLATQASLQNILSHPNHDLSSIVDFIKRGDDDDTVWRVLRSNGCLDASLKGQYTSLIVRLRSEVSAWAQNMGII; this comes from the coding sequence ATGAATCAGATAACGGTACAACTTCGAGCAGGAAACCCCTACAAATCAGGTGCAGCTGTCTTTCTAGCTATTGACGATGGCAGACTGCTACAAGTGAGTTTTAATATTGAGGATTACGTGCGGGTTCAAGGCACTATTAACGAAAAAGCGGCTGAGTTTGCTTACTTTGCCTCAGTGATATACGCCTGTGATAGGGCGATAAACCGGGAGAGTATTGATGGTGACCGCTGGACTAGGGAGTTTGCCGTGCAAATTCCTGTTGCAGATTCAGATAAATGGAACACAATATCAAGCCAAATTGAATCCGCAATTGAGTTTCTTACGGGTGACATCTGGCATTTGAATTTTCTTCCAACACCGGTTCCATTATTCGGGCGAGAGTTTAAAACCGCACGAAGACACTTTCGCAAATGCACACGTATTCGTGGGACCGCCGTTTCTCTTTTTTCTGGAGGACTCGATTCCCTGATAGGTGTCATTAATTGGCTAGAGGACAACCCTGAACAGAGGATTGTTCTTGCATCAACCTATGATGCACAAGCTGAAAGCTCAAAATCAGACCAAGACCGCCTGCTGTTACCTCTAAGAGCCACATATGCTGGTCGAATACAGCGTTATGTGGCACGCACAGGACTGTGTAGCGGTGGCGAAGATACGAATTTCAGAAGTCGGTCGTTGGCTTTTATTGGCAACGCTATCTTGGCTGCTAGCTTCCTTGGTGACGGCACTCCGATTTATATCCCTGAAAACGGTGCAATAGCCCTTAACTACCCGCTAACTCCTGCACGAAAGGGTTCGCTAAGTACACGGACTGTCCACCCTAATTATATCGAAAAGTTGGGTAGCATTTTGGGTTCACTCGGATTTAACTACCCGTTAGTAAATCCGTATATGCTGAAGACAAAGGGCGAGATGATGCAAGAATGTAGAAATTCTGCCCTGCTCCAATCGTCCTATGCAAACTCGGCATCGTGTGGAAAACGCGGCCACAAAGAGCATTGGGAAGATAAATTTACTCGTCAGTGCGGGGCCTGTGTGCCTTGCATTTACCGACGTGCGGCTGTTCATTCTGTTGGCTTTCCAATGGAACAATACGGCTATGGTCTCGCAACTCAAGCTTCGTTACAAAATATTCTTTCTCACCCTAATCACGATCTCTCATCAATTGTCGATTTTATTAAACGGGGCGATGACGACGATACCGTTTGGCGGGTACTTAGATCAAACGGGTGCTTAGATGCCTCGTTAAAAGGTCAATACACTTCATTGATAGTACGGCTTCGTAGCGAAGTGAGTGCCTGGGCACAAAATATGGGAATTATCTAA
- a CDS encoding restriction endonuclease, giving the protein MARKKSSPVEDLVIVISKLPWWIGVALALVSYVVLHSMASRPMLPTAATPGQMGDAAVRSITTTLAMFGQYVLPFAFGLGAVLSAVAAARQKKLYDTTASRPGVGALNDMSWQEFEMLVSEHYRRKGFQVIREGGNGPDGGIDLVLRQKDEIYLVQCKQWKAYKVGVQPVREFYGVMASRGAAGGYFVTSGEYTADAKSFAQGCNVELIDGQKLRLMINAARTKSAIAPQSITPPQAASTPACPKCGKEMVRRVARQGSNAGKEFWGCSSFPKCKAVFPLEGTH; this is encoded by the coding sequence ATGGCACGTAAGAAATCCAGCCCAGTCGAAGACCTAGTCATTGTCATAAGCAAGCTCCCGTGGTGGATAGGAGTCGCCCTGGCCCTTGTGTCCTACGTGGTGCTGCACTCGATGGCCTCTCGCCCCATGCTACCGACCGCAGCAACCCCCGGACAGATGGGAGACGCTGCGGTGAGAAGCATCACGACTACGCTGGCGATGTTTGGCCAATACGTACTGCCGTTCGCCTTTGGCCTGGGTGCAGTTCTTTCGGCAGTCGCCGCTGCACGCCAGAAGAAGCTGTATGACACAACAGCGTCACGCCCTGGTGTCGGTGCCCTGAACGACATGAGCTGGCAGGAGTTCGAGATGCTAGTGAGCGAACACTACCGCCGCAAGGGTTTCCAGGTCATAAGGGAAGGTGGCAACGGTCCAGACGGAGGCATAGACTTGGTGCTGAGGCAGAAGGACGAGATCTACCTCGTGCAGTGCAAGCAGTGGAAGGCTTACAAGGTAGGAGTCCAGCCGGTGCGTGAGTTCTACGGAGTGATGGCCTCCCGTGGTGCAGCCGGTGGCTATTTCGTTACATCGGGAGAGTACACGGCAGATGCCAAGTCATTCGCACAAGGATGCAACGTCGAACTGATCGATGGACAAAAGCTCAGGTTGATGATCAACGCTGCCAGAACGAAAAGCGCAATTGCACCCCAGTCGATAACACCACCCCAAGCAGCGAGCACGCCAGCTTGTCCTAAGTGTGGCAAGGAAATGGTACGCCGAGTGGCACGACAAGGGAGCAATGCAGGCAAAGAGTTCTGGGGATGTAGTTCGTTCCCGAAATGTAAGGCCGTATTCCCGCTAGAAGGAACTCATTAG
- a CDS encoding P-loop NTPase fold protein: MWTDNETDQDLLGFSIHAELLRSIITDPKMLPVTVGLFGDWGGGKSSILKILQRELEQDENVAVIYFNSWVFEGYEDAKSAILTTLLNELRDHRNLKNIIGDETKALLKRVKVMDLLKLGASAGMAYFTGNPLPLLMSSVALSADKTEKNDEGATDSEESTPNKLSDLLKASQDSIENVRSFRSDFQKLINKTKLKSVVILIDDLDRCSPERLIQNLEAIKLFLNVEHTAFIVATDRRIVENAIRLRYSELFTGEKGATTGDSLVTDYLEKLIQVPYTLPKLAPHEVRSYLCMLFLKKYLQEEVFQEVLKKYVTFLTTERYAAFQLGNELASIEDEATRIVVSESMRLVEACSEAITDGLKGNPRQIKRFLNAFWLRRELARVAHIPHLKDHILIKMMVVEYISNERFDDLYQWHRTSDDGTAQPLLELENAESSEDIPEKYANWGTPRLWRWIKAEPRLASEDLRDYFWVARSALSDTLSGVRLMTQAMKACAGELLSKVEPERRSGVSLFNSLTEDEQVGVLGVVMRHAMQDVMDDTALRSLLDLAANNHLNGAEAFSRCIDRIGAAKLSPGFGITLRAFKAETGNRASELVGQVRDKLAKSETNVGRALLNKRKQ, translated from the coding sequence ATGTGGACTGATAACGAAACCGATCAAGACCTTCTCGGATTCTCTATACATGCTGAACTATTGCGTTCAATCATTACAGACCCCAAGATGCTACCTGTTACAGTTGGCCTCTTCGGAGACTGGGGTGGCGGAAAATCAAGCATTCTCAAGATACTTCAACGTGAACTTGAGCAAGATGAGAACGTTGCCGTTATTTACTTCAATAGTTGGGTGTTTGAAGGGTATGAGGATGCAAAAAGCGCAATTCTGACCACTTTACTTAACGAGCTTCGGGATCACCGAAACCTCAAGAATATAATCGGCGACGAGACTAAAGCCCTGCTAAAGCGTGTTAAAGTGATGGATCTTCTAAAACTTGGCGCCTCGGCTGGTATGGCCTATTTTACTGGTAATCCACTCCCCCTCCTCATGTCCAGCGTGGCTCTATCCGCGGACAAGACTGAGAAAAATGATGAAGGTGCTACAGACTCAGAAGAAAGCACGCCAAATAAACTATCTGATTTGCTGAAGGCTTCTCAAGACTCAATCGAAAACGTACGTTCTTTTCGTTCGGATTTTCAGAAACTGATCAATAAGACGAAACTCAAGTCAGTTGTTATACTGATTGACGATTTGGACCGATGTTCACCGGAACGCCTGATTCAAAATCTGGAGGCGATTAAACTCTTTCTTAACGTTGAGCATACCGCGTTTATTGTTGCTACAGATCGTAGAATAGTCGAGAACGCCATTCGTCTCAGATATTCCGAACTTTTTACAGGTGAGAAGGGTGCAACTACCGGTGATTCGCTCGTTACAGATTACTTGGAGAAATTGATTCAAGTTCCGTACACCCTGCCAAAACTTGCTCCTCACGAAGTCCGTTCATATCTGTGCATGCTGTTCCTGAAAAAGTACTTGCAAGAGGAAGTGTTTCAAGAAGTTTTAAAAAAATACGTGACATTCCTGACAACTGAACGTTATGCAGCTTTCCAACTGGGAAACGAACTCGCGTCTATTGAGGACGAAGCAACACGTATCGTAGTTTCCGAAAGCATGCGTTTAGTAGAGGCCTGTTCTGAAGCTATTACAGATGGGTTAAAAGGTAATCCACGACAGATCAAGCGATTCCTGAATGCGTTTTGGCTGCGTAGGGAATTGGCACGTGTTGCTCATATCCCTCATCTGAAAGATCATATTCTTATCAAAATGATGGTTGTGGAGTACATAAGTAACGAACGCTTCGATGATCTGTATCAATGGCACCGTACATCTGATGATGGTACAGCACAACCGCTGTTAGAACTTGAGAATGCTGAAAGTTCCGAGGACATTCCAGAGAAATATGCAAACTGGGGAACGCCGCGTTTATGGAGATGGATTAAGGCTGAGCCTAGACTGGCATCCGAAGATCTACGCGACTATTTCTGGGTTGCCAGAAGTGCATTATCAGACACACTTTCAGGCGTGAGACTTATGACGCAGGCCATGAAAGCATGTGCAGGGGAGTTGCTTTCAAAGGTAGAGCCCGAAAGACGTAGTGGTGTTTCACTGTTCAATTCACTCACCGAAGATGAACAAGTCGGAGTTTTGGGCGTTGTCATGCGGCATGCAATGCAGGATGTAATGGATGATACGGCCCTTCGATCTTTATTGGATCTTGCAGCGAATAATCATTTAAACGGGGCAGAAGCATTTTCAAGATGCATTGATCGCATCGGTGCAGCCAAGCTCAGTCCCGGTTTTGGCATCACCCTGCGAGCTTTCAAAGCAGAGACAGGAAATCGTGCATCTGAGTTGGTGGGGCAAGTTCGCGACAAACTCGCCAAGTCAGAAACTAACGTGGGGCGAGCATTACTAAATAAGAGAAAACAATAA